In Nocardia sp. NBC_01327, the genomic stretch GGGTCTCATCAGGGAACTTCCCGATGTGCATCGGCGAATGGGGTGCTTCCCTTGATGGGCAGGTCAGTGGTCCGAACGAGGGGAGACAATTGTGAACGCCGCCGTCGTCACCAGCTGGATATGGCTGGCACTCGAACTAGGGCTGCGCATACGCGACAGAGTGCGGCATACGGGTTCCACCGCCCGAGATCGCGGAACCAGGTTCACGATCTTCCTGCTGATGTTCCCGTCGGTCCTGGTGGCCAGCATCGTGGCAGGTGTGCTGTCCTCGAACAGTCCGCTGCGCTTCCCCGGTCCGCAACTGGTCTGGGAGGTAGTCGGTGTCATGGTGATGTGGCTGGGCCTGATCGTGCGGATATGGGCAATTGCGGTGCTGGGCAAGTCATTCCGCACCACGGTCGAGGTCGATGCCGATCAGTCGGTGGTGGACCGGGGGCCGTACCACTGGATCCGCCACCCCTCCTACACCGGCGTTCTGCTCATCACCCTCGGCTTCGGCATCGCCGCCGACAACTGGATCTCCCTGCTCGTGGTGACGATCATTCCGACCTACGGCCTGATGCGGCGCATCGATGTCGAGGAGAAGGCCCTGGTCGAGACCATGGGGCGGCCGTACGAGATCTATCGATCCACCACCAAGCGCCTGGTCCCCGGCATCTGGTGAAATGCGGCCGGAGAGCGTCAGATCGGGTTGGCGCCCATGGGGTTCGGGTAGGGGACCGCACCGCTGTGTGCGACGGCCTTCGCGGCCGGGGTGAGGGCCGCGAGGGCTGCCGCGATATCGGGGATATCGCGGTAGGCGGTCATGGCCAGCTCGTCGGTGCGGGATTCGACGTGGATGCGCAGGTTCCGGCCGGTATCGGTAATCCCGCTGTCATCGAGCAGACCGCGGGCTTGCAGGCGGTTGCGGGCTGCGGCCCAATCGGTTTCGGTCCAGCCGCGATTGTCGCGCCACATCTGCTCCGGTGCGCCGGTGTCGGCGGAGAAGAGAACATGGGCTTCGCAGCCGTCGATGCCCTCGGCGAGCAGGCACCCGACATGACCGTCGCCGCGATGCTCGCGCAGCGCGGTGGCGGCCTGCCAGAGCGCCTCGGCGGGATCGGCCGGGATGGGAAGGTCGCGATTGGCCGCGAAGAGCGCGCGGCCGGGCGCGGGTGCTCCGGCGACGGCCGCCTGGAGTGCGGGCAGGGCCTCGTCGGTGACAGCGGCGAGATCGGGCACCAGGGCCTGAAGCACCTCCGCGGCGGCGGTACGCCGGGTGGTCAGGGCGATCTCGGGGGTGGCGAAGGTCCACGCGTCGGGGATCGCGCGCCGGATCATCGCCGGGTGGAAGTTGTAGAACGTCGCTTCGATCACGCCTGGTCCGACAGCGCCCATCGGCGCGGAGCGGGCGGCGAAATAGCCCATCCAGTATCCGCGGAAGCCGGCGGCCTTGTTGGCGGCCGTGCAGCTCGGAGCGAAATAGGTCACCGCGTGCAGCGGTTCGAGCACCCGCCACATCGCGCGGGCGAAGTCGTTGTCCATTCCGTCACACTACTTACTAGGTTCATTCAACTAAAGTCAGATCGCCGGATGATTTCCCGCAATCCTGAGGACCGCCGGATTGTGCTGCGCCGCAGGCGGATTGCCACTCCGACGAATCGTAAGATTGCCCGCTCGTTTTCGTGCTCAGTGTAAAGTGTGTGACCTGGGTCACTATATTGATTTCCGCTGGTAACGCTGTTTCATATTCAGGCAACAATCAGGCCCCCACAATCCTCACAGGTCAAGCGACCGAGATTTGAGGAGTTGTATCTATGGCATCGACCCGGACCGAGGCGGCGTACAGCGATCGGCTGATTGCCGTCGAGCCCGGCGGCGACGACTACATCCCCGACAGCGCGCGGCACGGTACGCCCCGAAAGCTGTTCTGGACGTGGATGTCTCCGAATATGGAGTTCGCGACGATCTTCGTCGGCGTACTCGCCGTGACCGCCTACGGAATGAACTTCTGGCAGGCGAGTCTGGGTCTCGCGATCGGCATCGGTCTCGGCGCCGTCGCGCACTATCTGCTCTCGGCGCGCGGCCCCCTGCACGGTGTGCCGCAAATGGTGCTGGGCCGCTTGGGATTCGGCTATCTCGGCAATGCGCTGCCCGCCGGATTCATGGCCATCATGTGCGGCGTCGGCTGGTTCGCCACCAATAGCGTCAGCGGTGCGTTCGCGCTGAACTCGCTGACCGGTCTGCCGAAACTGCCCTCATTGCTCGTCATCGTGCTGGTGCAGACCGCGTTCGCATTCTTCGGGCACAATCTGGTGCAGGCTTTCGAGCGAATCGCCTTCCCGCTCTTGGCGATCGTCTTCGCCATCGTCACCGTGGTGATCTTCAGCAAGGCCGATCTGGGTGCACCCGCACCGGCAGGGGGAGCGGGCGGTATGGGCGGCTTCCTGCTGACCGTCGGCACCGCGTTCGGCTACGGCGCGGGCTGGAATCCCTACGCCGCGGACTACTCCCGCTACCTGCCCTCCACCGTCTCCCGGACCGCGACCGGCCTCTGGGCCTCCGCGGGCCTGTTCCTGTCCTGCGTCTGGCTCAGCGTCGTCGGCGCCGCCTCGGCGACGGTGGCCGCCACGGCCGAGGGCAGCCCGACCGATGTGTTCACCGCGAATCTGCCGACCGCACTGGCGAAGCTGACCCTGCTGGCCATCGCGGTCGGTGCGGTGGCGGCCAATGCGCTCAATGTGTATTCGGGGGCAATGGCTTTCGTCACCATGGGCTTCAAGTTGCCGGTGCGCACTCAGCGGGCATTGGTCTCGGCGGTCTTCGGCGTGGTCGGCTTCCTGGTCGCGTGGTGGGCGCTGCCCGACGCCGCGGCCAATTACGAGGCCTTCCTGCTGATCGTCGCCTACTGGATCGGCCCGTGGCTCGGCATCGTCTTCGCCGACGAGTACCTGCGGCGCGGCCAGCGCATCGACCACCTGCTCTACGACCGCTCGTACACCAACTGGGGTGGCGTGGCGGCCTTCCTGGTCGGCCTGGTGGTCTCGGTGGTGCTGTTCTCCAACCAGGCCAAGTTCGTCGGCTATGCGGCCAAGGCCTGGCCGCAACTCGGCGATATCACCTTCTTCGTCGGCTTCCTGATCTCCGGCGCGGCATATCTGCTGCTCAACCGTGCACGGATCGCGCGCGTGGCGGTGGCAGCATGATCGGCATGATCACCGCAAAAGATCTGCTGGTCACCGCCTACGACGAGGCACAGCTCGGACTCGCCGAGGGCGGCATTCCGATCGGCGCCGCGCTCTTCGATTCGGAGGGAAACCTGCTCGGCCGCGGCCACAATCGCCGCGTCCAGGCCGGAGATCCCAGCCTGCACGCCGAGACGGACGCCTTCCGCAATGCCGGTCGCCGCCGCGACTACCGCGACACCATCATGGTGACGACCCTCTCGCCCTGCTGGTACTGCAGCGGCCTGGTCCGCCAGTTCGGTATCGGCGCGGTGGTGGTGGGCGAGTCGATCACTTTCACCGGCGGTCACGAATGGCTTGCCGCACACGGGGTCTCGATCACCGTGCTGGACGATCCGGCCTGCGTGGACATGATGGAACGCTTCATCGCCGACCGGCCGGAACTCTGGAACGAGGACATAGGAGTAGCGGAGTGAATGCCATCGCGACCGTCGATATGAACCGCTGGCGCGCGGGCGGCCCGGACGCCGCGCAGGTACTGCGCGAGGTCGACGCGGGCATGCAGCGCGCCGGATTCCTGCTGGTGCGCGGACACGGTGTGCCGGAAGGACTTCCGGGCGCATTGCGCGCCGCCGCCCGCCGCTTCTTCGCCCTCCCCGGGGAGGTGAAGCAGCGCTACGGCACCGCCGTGGGCGGCCGCGGCTGGATCGGTCCCGGCCTGGAGGCCAACGGTTATTCCGAGGGCACCGAAACTCCGCCCGATCTGAAGGAGACCTTCGCCGTGGGCGCGGACACCCGCACCGGCGATACCCTCGTCGACGAGGTGTGGTTCCTGGATAACGTCTGGCCGGACGAGGTGGTCGAACTGCACGCGCTGTCCACCGCCTACACCGCCGCCATGCGCACGCTCTCCGATGAGCTGCTCGCCCTCTT encodes the following:
- a CDS encoding nucleoside deaminase, with the protein product MIGMITAKDLLVTAYDEAQLGLAEGGIPIGAALFDSEGNLLGRGHNRRVQAGDPSLHAETDAFRNAGRRRDYRDTIMVTTLSPCWYCSGLVRQFGIGAVVVGESITFTGGHEWLAAHGVSITVLDDPACVDMMERFIADRPELWNEDIGVAE
- a CDS encoding methyltransferase family protein codes for the protein MNAAVVTSWIWLALELGLRIRDRVRHTGSTARDRGTRFTIFLLMFPSVLVASIVAGVLSSNSPLRFPGPQLVWEVVGVMVMWLGLIVRIWAIAVLGKSFRTTVEVDADQSVVDRGPYHWIRHPSYTGVLLITLGFGIAADNWISLLVVTIIPTYGLMRRIDVEEKALVETMGRPYEIYRSTTKRLVPGIW
- a CDS encoding purine-cytosine permease family protein, which encodes MASTRTEAAYSDRLIAVEPGGDDYIPDSARHGTPRKLFWTWMSPNMEFATIFVGVLAVTAYGMNFWQASLGLAIGIGLGAVAHYLLSARGPLHGVPQMVLGRLGFGYLGNALPAGFMAIMCGVGWFATNSVSGAFALNSLTGLPKLPSLLVIVLVQTAFAFFGHNLVQAFERIAFPLLAIVFAIVTVVIFSKADLGAPAPAGGAGGMGGFLLTVGTAFGYGAGWNPYAADYSRYLPSTVSRTATGLWASAGLFLSCVWLSVVGAASATVAATAEGSPTDVFTANLPTALAKLTLLAIAVGAVAANALNVYSGAMAFVTMGFKLPVRTQRALVSAVFGVVGFLVAWWALPDAAANYEAFLLIVAYWIGPWLGIVFADEYLRRGQRIDHLLYDRSYTNWGGVAAFLVGLVVSVVLFSNQAKFVGYAAKAWPQLGDITFFVGFLISGAAYLLLNRARIARVAVAA
- a CDS encoding SCO6745 family protein, producing the protein MDNDFARAMWRVLEPLHAVTYFAPSCTAANKAAGFRGYWMGYFAARSAPMGAVGPGVIEATFYNFHPAMIRRAIPDAWTFATPEIALTTRRTAAAEVLQALVPDLAAVTDEALPALQAAVAGAPAPGRALFAANRDLPIPADPAEALWQAATALREHRGDGHVGCLLAEGIDGCEAHVLFSADTGAPEQMWRDNRGWTETDWAAARNRLQARGLLDDSGITDTGRNLRIHVESRTDELAMTAYRDIPDIAAALAALTPAAKAVAHSGAVPYPNPMGANPI